CTACCCCTTCCTTGTATTAAtcagttttttaaataaccattaaaaagaaaaaactttgtgacGTCACCCTGCTTTAAACTGTTGGGATTATCTCATATTGAAACCGGCAGTGTTTAcatctataaaatacatattctgTCCATATCGTCCTAGTAGCCTATAAAGGAATATAACAGATAAGTTAAAACACTGATTAAAACAAGGCAGTAGTGGTGTTGCCATCTCATAATGTTCCCAGTTCAAAtgcgatttattttttattgcaaaaaggAGTGTTTTGAACCGGTATCCTACTGTGTTGTAAAGCTATTATGGAACCTCAAAGGCAAACTAAGTTTAGCGGCCAAGACTACACATCACTTAGTCGCTTCTCTTCGTCGCTCTATATAAATGGTCTCCATGAATTGCACGAATTTCCAGTCACACCACCTACCGACACTCGTGCTTTGGAACGGttctaaaattacaaattaaatcgTATTCGCATTTTCCATGTATATTTgggaatttatttttcactggCAACACCACCGTTTTATATCTCTGAGTTCAAAATTGCATTTGAGTCTTAATAACGTACCGATCTCCTGTCTATAGAGTGTCCTTAAACATGATCTTGTAATTCAACGCACAAAAACCCATGCCCTGTAAataccattaataaaaaatatttttgtaagaaaaACACCCTACTATTTTACTATGACTTCCGCCTAGGTTTACCGAAATACGATTCAAACTTCAAGAGCTTTATACAGGCTGTTTCAAATTGAGGGTATTATATGAGATATTGTACAAAAggctgttaaaaaaaaaatgtatggtgTAACCAAAAGGTCTAATATACCGTCCCATTATTCGCattctttttctttaaaatttagaaagcagtaaaaaaaaaacaataattgttttctattagaaaaaaaaaattacataaaggCTCTTGAAGTTTgaccattttttttcttttgtttgcaaTGTTTCGCTTTTTAAccctattcatatttttaatccaGTCTCTTATAAgctttaaacatttatttgaatattcagttttaaaattaaatgtgaaaAGGCAACATATTGCAATAAATAGTGTTCTTAAATGAGATTGTTCAAAAATGATAGGTATAATGAATGTGTTGTACattctgttttgttttttttatttcatagacTAATTGACgcattagttatatatttttattacatagaccAGGGGTTTTAAGCCTGCTAGGATGAATTATAGTGGAAAATTATCATTCAAAGTGGACGTTTGAACCTCCAGTGTGGTCCGTTCTGTGAACGTGATGTTACGTCCTATAGTAGTGTTGACGGATTATGTCGTAGTTAAATAGCATCTATGTTTTAGTTTGACAATTTTATACGTCATAGAGTACTTGAGATCGACATAATCTAACTTTTCgtagtaaaatattgtttgcgcATAGAATAGGTTAATGTAGCTAACAtcacgtttatttttaaactttttattgttgaaattgTAAACTATGAACAATGTCTTGCATATACAAACTCATTTAAGTCTTTTTGTATCTCTTGTTGTTTCGTTTTAATACTCTGACCATTATTATCTTCGGTCTTTATGCTTAGGAGCATATTTATTTCCTGGGTAATATGTTTTGAGTTTTAATTGTTAGTATGTCTAGTTTAAAGGGTCCTCGATACCTTGGTATCGAATCTTTAATATCAAAGGACCCATCTTGCcgcatattatacaaaatattgtaaccTGTTATTGTAATCATATTTAACTCGACAATGGGACCTTATGATTTCAGTAAGACTGGAATGTTTTTTGTAAAGTGGTTCTAAGTTAATTCTAGcagttgtattattattttgttggtgTATTCAAGTGCTATTTTGAATGGAAAACGAAGCAATGAAATTAGTGTTAATATTTGCACTGTGGCTCAGTTATATGACTGTTGAAGTGGTATTttagaacatatttttatgcatgTAACGTCGATAATTCTGAGTGATAtattcaatgaaataatttataatataaaattaatgtaaattggaattttttgattttaacaTTAGTGTAAATGCGCGGCAAGCTTGCCACGcgttgtaaatatatatttttttaatgatttttgaataatttacataatgcaATTGCGgtggtaaataaaaatgatttatttttattctccttataaagatttcttattaggtatttatgataataaaataataaggtaaTTATGATTTACAACTTTACAACAGTTGCTTTACAACgtttaatcatttaaaaagacactaacaaatatatatataattttcctGGGATCCAAACTACTCAAAAAATACTAGTGCGCAGTGTAATCGAGCCACACAATCGCTAAGGTATCTTGTTTAGCATCTGGCACCTATGTAGGTTTAACTGGCGTACAACATAGTGCCATAGACGTCGCATGAACACGGTGTACTCTCAAAAAAGGATTTAATCAGAGATCTTTGCATACATATACTAGTTTAAATTAAGGCCCTAATTACTAGATTTTTATATCGTTACTTTCGATTACGATCGAACACAAACTCAACACCAAGTGTTTGCCTTGGTTTAAAGAGaagccttttaaaaaaatatatttaactggACAATGTTCCACTGTATCAAAAGCTATCAGTCAAGATCATATTGTAAATGCAAATGACTCACTAATGTACAAGTGGCATaagaagcaaaataaaaataatctcctGTCCTATAAATGGGTCCTCTCCTAGTAATACTTGGATCTTCTGATAAAGTCCTCGTTCGAGAGTCTAGGAGGCTAGTGTTTACGCACTTTGTTTTTACATGGGGCGTGGCCATATTGCTGTTGAGATTaagtattattgtaattaaaatgtttattgtgagAAATGGTGCCTCGTCTGGTCGTTGTTTTGACCGATTTGCATTATAGAATTGAtatggtgattttttttaatgtttatgcaTGTATAATTgtacactgtaaataaaaataagaatgaaaTATTAGTTAATGtcctattttaataatgtaataaaattaggaTTTGTATATTAAGAATTATGTTGACAGCCAGTAAATTcttcaaacaattattataattttaaataactcagTACTTTTAATGATCAGGTATCGAACTCCAAATTGTTGTAAAGCCAACAATATGTTTTCCATTATTAACCAACACCCTGTAtacattagaaataaaaatcccGACGAGGCACACAGCTAAGAGGTGAAactaatataattcaatatggCCGCCCCAATCACGAAATATAACTATATCATTGGtaaattattgtgatttataGCATAAATGAAATATCAATGGGAATCATGACGTATTTGATTTACCAAATGCCGTGTGCATATCACCACATGTAGATTAAGATGAGATGCCAAATGTACATATACTTAGGTGTTAAGTATAAGTTAGGATGTGGGCACACTACACCCTGTATATTNNNNNNNNNNNNNNNNNNNNNNNNNNNNNNNNNNNNNNNNNNNNNNNNNNNNNNNNNNNNNNNNNNNNNNNNNNNNNNNNNNNNNNNNNNNNNNNNNNNNNNNNNNNNNNNNNNNNNNNNNNNNNNNNNNNNNNNNNNNNNNNNNNNNNNNNNNNNNNNNNNNNNNNNNNNNNNNNNNNNNNNNNNNNNNNNNNNNNNNNNNNNNNNNNNNNNNNNNNNNNNNNNNNNNNNNNNNNNNNNNNNNNNNNNNNNNNNNNNNNNNNNNNNNNNNNNNNNNNNNNNNNNNNNNNNNNNNNNNNNNNNNNNNNNNNNNNNNNNNNNNNNNNNNNNNNNNNNNNNNNNNNNNNNNNNNNNNNNNNNNNNNNNNNNNNNNNNNNNNNNNNNNNNNNNNNNNNNNNNNNNNNNNNNNNNNNNNNNNNNNNNNNNNNNNNNNNNNNNNNNNNNNNNNNNNNNNNNNNNNNNNNNNNNNNNNNNNNNNNNNNNNNNNNNNNNNNNNNNNNCGGACAGGTATCACGATTATCTACCCCTTCCTTGTATTAAtcagttttttaaataaccattaaaaagaaaaaactttgtgacGTCACCCTGCTTTTAAACTGTTGGGATTTATCTCATATTGAAACCGGCAGTGTTTAcatctataaaatacatattctgTCCATATCGTCCTAGTAGCCTATAAAGGAATATAACAGATAAGTTAAAACACTGATTAAAACAAGGCAGTAGTGGTGTTGCCATCTCATAATGTTCCCAGTTCAAAtgcgatttattttttattgcaaaaaggAGTGTTTTGAACCGGTATCCTACTGTGTTGTAAAGCTATTATGGAACCTCAAAGGCAAACTAAGTTTAGCGGCCAAGACTACACATCACTTAGTCGCTTCTCTTCGTCGCTCTATATAAATGGTCTCCATGAATTGCACGAATTTCCAGTCACACCACCTACCGACACTCGTGCTTTGGAACGGttctaaaattacaaattaaatcgTATTCGCATTTTCCATGTATATTTgggaatttatttttcactggCAACACCACCGTTTTATATCTCTGAGTTCAAAATTGCATTTGAGTCTTAATAACGTACCGATCTCCTGTCTATAGAGTGTCCTTAAACATGATCTTGTAATTCAACGCACAAAAACCCATGCCCTGTAAataccattaataaaaaatattttttgtaagaaaaaCACCCTACTATTTTACTATGACTTCCGCCTAGGTTTACCGAAATACGATTCAAACTTCAAGAGCTTTATACAGGCTGTTTCAAATTGAGGGTATTATATGAGATATTGTACAAAAggctgttaaaaaaaaaatgtatggtgTAACCAAAAGGTCTAATATACCGTCCCATTATTCGCAttcttttctttaaaatttagaaagcagtaaaaaaaaaacaataattgttttctattagaaaaaaaaaattacataaaggCTCTTGAAGTTTgaccattttttttcttttgtttgcaaTGTTTCGCTTTTTAAccctattcatatttttaatccaGTCTCTTATAAgctttaaacatttatttgaatattcagttttaaaattaaatgtgaaaAGGCAACATATTGCAATAAATAGTGTTCTTAAATGAGATTGTTCAAAAATGATAGGTATAATGAATGTGTTGTACattctgttttgttttttttatttcatagacTAATTGACgcattagttatatatttttattacatagaccAGGGGGTTTTAAGCCTGCTAGGATGAATTATAGTGGAAAATTATCATTCAAAGTGGACGTTTGAACCTCCAGTGTGGTCCGTTCTGTGAACGTGATGTTACGTCCTATAGTAGTGTTGACGGATTATGTCGTAGTTAAATAGCATCTATGTTTTAGTTTGACAATTTTATACGTCATAGAGTACTTGAGATCGACATAATCTAACTTTTCgtagtaaaatattgtttgcgcATAGAATAGGTTAATGTAGCTAACAtcacgtttatttttaaacttttattgttGAAATTGTAAACTATGAACAATGTCTTGCATATACAAACTCATTTAAGTCTTTTGTATCTCTTGTTGTTTCGTTTTAATACTCTGACCATTATTATCTTCGGTCTTTATGCTTAGGAGCATATTTATTTCCTGGGTAATATGTTTTGAGTTTTAATTGTTAGTATGTCTAGTTTAAAGGGTCCTCGATACCTTGGTATCGAATCTTTAATATCAAAGGACCCATCTTGCcgcatattatacaaaatattgtaaccTGTTATTGTAATCATATTTAACTCGACAATGGGACCTTATGATTTCCGGTAAGACTGGAATGTTTTTTGTAAAGTGGTTCTAAGTTAATTCTAGcagttgtattattattttgttggtgTATTCAAGTGCTATTTTGAATGGAAAACGAAGCAATGAAATTAGTGTTAATATTTGCACTGTGGCTCAGTTATATGACTGTTGAAGTGGTATTttagaacatatttttatgcatgTAACGTCGATAATTCTGAGTGATATATTCaatggaaataatttataatataaaattaatgtaaattggaattttttgattttaacaTTAGTGTAAATGCGCGGCAAGCTTGCCACGcgttgtaaatatatatttttttaatgatttttgaataatttacataatgcaATTGCGgtggtaaataaaaatgatttatttttattctccttataaagatttcttattaggtatttatgataataaaataataaggtaaTTATGATTTACAACTTTACAACAGTTGCTTTACAACgtttaatcatttaaaaagacactaacaaatatatatataattttcctGGGATCCAAACTACTCAAAAAATACTAGTGCGCAGTGTAACCGAGCCACACAATCGCTAAGGTATCTTGTTTAGCATCTGGCACCTATGTAGGTTTAACTGGCGTACAACATAGTGCCATAGACGTCGCATGAACACGGTGTACTCTCAAAAAAGGATTTAATCAGAGATCTTTGCATACATATACTAGTTTAAATTAAGGCCCTAATTACTAGATTTTTATATCGTTACTTTCGATTACGATCGAACACAAACTCAACACCAAGTGTTTGCCTTGGTTTAAAGAGaagccttttaaaaaaatatatttaactggACAATGTTCCACTGTATCAAAAGCTATCAGTCAAGATCATATTGTAAATGCAAATGACTCACTAATGTACAAGTGGCATaagaagcaaaataaaaaataatctcctGTCCTATAAATGGGTCCTCTCCCCTAGTAATACTTGGATCTTCTGATAAAGTCCTCGTTCGAGAGTCTAGGAGGCTAGTGTTTACGCACTTTGTTTTTACATGGGGCGTGGCCATATTGCTGTTGAGATTaagtattattgtaattaaaatgtttattgtgagAAATGGTGCCTCGTCTGGTCGTTGTTTTGACCGATTTGCATTATAGAATTGATATGgtgattttttaatgtttatgcaTGTATAATTgtacactgtaaataaaaataagaatgaaaTATTAGTTAATGtcctattttaataatgtaataaaattaggaTTTGTATATTAAGAATTATGTTGACAGCCAGTAAATTcttcaaacaattattataattttaaataactcagTACTTTTAATGATCAGGTATCGAACTCCAAATTGTTGTAAAGCCAACAATATGTTTTCCATTATTAACCAACACCCTGTAtacattagaaataaaaatcccGACGAGGCACACAGCTAAGAGGTGAAactaatataattcaatatggCCGCCCCAATCACGAAATATAACTATATCATTGGtaaattattgtgatttataGCATAAATGAAATATCAATGGGAATCATGACGTATTTGATTTACCAAATGCCGTGTGCATATCACCACATGTAGATTAAGATGAGATGCCAAATGTACATATACTTAGGTGTTAAGTATAAGTTAGGATGTGGGCACACTACACCCTGTATATTGTAAGGTTATGTTAGGCCTAAAGATGAGTTCGCTGGCTGTAACACGTTTGCTATTAGGGAAAtgtttaatatacttacatattgcGTTTTTTTATCGGTGTGGTAAAAATCTCCCTTAAGTGAGGGTGTTTTGGTATTTGTATACACGCAGGGTGCTTGAAACTTTCTTTATGTACTCGGTTTTAGCAGAAATCCGTAATTTATCGTATGTAGGTACAGATTAAACGTAACAGCTGCCTTCAAAAAGATAGTTCAGTAAATAATgctattattgaattatatagtCCGACCTTCATTTAAACATAtccataaagaaaaataaaatgggaAACCCAATAGTTTTGTTTGACAGTTCTTTTATAGTAAACGTGTTAAGGCAGCAAATCTGAAATGTTGctgatttttaaagtttatcacACTGTACAATATAGCAGACTAattcacaaatatatataatatagatagtcACCGCtgacaaaaacaacaaaataaggAAACTAAAAAacgcatttaaaataatataaaatgtaaagctATTAAGTATTGATCGGTGATGTTTTAATGTGTTGATCGCAATCAAATATGGACGAGACAGACCCATAAGTTCTTAAGAGAGTTTATAGGAATCACGATGGAGTATAAATCTTTCTCCTTCGTCAGGGgagaaaaaaatctaatgtgAATGCTATCACCCCTAAAAGTATGTCATACGCGCGTGCATGAAACATATATGCGTACATACCGCGTGTTAGAAGAACTTTTGGGGATCAATGAATTCTtacatgaaaattattataaataatgtcacCGTGTTCCTTCCCTGGcaggtttaaattatttactcagttgtaaagaaatataataataatgacaacTAAAGTAATCTTGTTGGTCATCATATTATACAAATCACAAAGatatggtaaaataaaaattacttgacataatatttgaatattatagttCCTTGTTGACTGAGCCTCGCTATAAGCAAAATGTACTTGAAGCTTTTGCCGCTAGATGtcgcaattttaaattaagattattcTGTGGAGGGGAGACACTAAAAACGGCACGCAATTTTAAGTCCTAGCGGTGGGGGAACCGACAGCAATATAAGCCAGCTATACCGGAATAATTCATTTTACGTATTTCatcattatatacatttattatttttatggagtCCATGTTTGATTGTGATGGTGACTAGCTCGGTGTGTCCACAACTAgtgtaatataattgtataatggtATAGTGGAagttttttagatttttgtagTTATAGTTGTGGCCCGGCTTCGGCTCGGGCGCGCAGTCTTCTCGGTGTGTAGTCGAGCTGTCAATAGAGATgtgaaacgttttattttttaattaacaaacgtGGATGTCTGTTGAAATttgatgtattaaaatatattttctagacatatgtttgtttttgtgacCCTACAATTACCTATTGATTATAATTGCCTAGCTTATTGCTAAGTTGGCTATCCTTCAATCAATTGCGTTTTTACCTTGTTCAGAATGGTTCTTTCACCACTAACGAGATAATGGACATGTTCCCACAAGCTCATCCACTAGTCATTATATTTCGACTACATAGGAATCACTACCATTCGGAGACGAAAAAAAACGTAAATCGAGATGGCTGCAGAATCAAAAGTTACCGATCAGGGGTTTGTGGTAAGGGATAcatcatacattttgtttgaatcatcatacaattattttattattgttacatttattgctgtcacattttaatatttctttatccaAAATTGTAAATAGACACCAATTACTAGAAGATTTGCTATCTACGTATTATACATACAAGGTGAATCTGCAGTTATAGTAACGAAGAATCAACTCTAATGCTTGTTGCGAACTGAGGCAGATATAGCAATATCGAGCAGTTAGTAACTTAAAATTGTAACTAAAGTCCACATTatcaaaaaaacataacaataatattttgtcattatttaaaaactttgtaacatttacacaaatttaatattgtgttatttgtGAAAATCATGATTCAGGTTACTAGCACCGCAGATCATAggtgaaaaaaacaaaaattaaaattttacaaattctgatttcttttattttcttttaacgtTTCTCTTCGGTTGAGGAAAATGAATCGTTCACTGTACAATGGGGGGCCGCGCTGGTTCTCACAATAACATGCACACGCGCGTCTTCACGTAAacactatattattatgtacatcaTTCCGTTACTGGCAACAACGCTGTGAGAACTACTGTGGGGCGTATATTAAAATTCGTAATCTCACTCAAATTCACATTTACTATAAAGCACATCGACGATATTGCAAGGCGAGCGTACAGAACGTACAAGCCCGCGGGCTAACAACGAGCACGAGGAACAACGGGTGAAAGAATCTAGTCAAACAGGTTAACATGAACCAGGGAAGACCTTGACGAGACTGCAGTCTACTGAAAACTAGACAACAGGCCTGCGACGTGTCATCTAAACCCGGGCACCGACGCGTGTAATGCCTAATGTAGTTGTGGATGGCACaatgatgatgaagatgatgGCAGTTACCTAATGTTTGCATCACTGTCCAAATGCCTTTAGATGTCTGACACTTATGTACGCAACaccacacacacatacacattacACGCGTCCGCACCGGTTAGCTATCACTGGTCCTGGCGGGGCTGGCGGGGCGGGCTCGGTGAGCGACGTCAACGTGTGGTGGTGAGAGCTGGCTAGGAGGAgcggggcggcgcgggcggcggcgggtgGGGCGGGgggtgcggcgcgtgcgcatcGGGCGGCTCGTCGTGCGCGCGCGAGGCGGTGGCACGCAAGCAGTCGCCGTGCGCCTTGTACTCGATGGGCACGGACGCGGGCAGCTGCAGGATGCGCCGCATGGCGTCccgcacgcgcgccgccgccgccgtgtCCGACGCCGTCCGGTGCCACACCGCCAGGTGGTCGTCCTGCAATAAACAAGTACAAGTAATTGTTTAGATATACATAGTCCAGCCAATGAAAAAAGGTCAAACGCAACAGGTGTGTATTCTATGCCAAGCTggtctttatttaaattatgtgtacCAACACATAATTTACAATCTACATTACATGCTTTGTCAGGATTAATGAAATGTCAGTAACTGACCATTATCCAAAAAGACGAGAAAATGTACAGATcatcaaatattgttttacaagACCAGCGTGACCATTATCTGTCGCATCATTATTGCCAATCTATTTCCTATACACACCTGGAAGCGCACCGACAGCACTACGCCGCACAGCTCCGGCCCCACCATGAACTGCTCGCCCAGCATCGCCATGCAGAGGTCTTCCCACGCACGCCCCGTCTGTGTCTTGCGTAGTCTGACCACCTGTAACATGGGCAGTACacattatcattaaattaatccAAAAACCCAACGGCAAGTCCTGCTTTTAGtgttatatataagtaattataccACAAGCCAAATCCCTTTCCATTCTTGCTCACCATTCGGTTATGCGTTTGTATTGGTACTTGTTTCCTCATTAGTTAATTACATTCTTGACAACATAACATGTATGATAgatggaatattataaaaaataaaccgtgGAATGAACTTGTAAAAAGCgataaaaattcaaatgtttttgtCGTATCTAGTAAACATACCTCGTTTGTGCGctcatttaaaattcaaattagagGTAATCCAGGTCAAAACCGATGCTGATATTTAAGATTACAGACGATTGAATTACAATAAGATCGATCCGTGATGCCGTACGACATCTCGATTTGTGCCACCGTCGATATTTTTTCCAtgactgatttttttaaactaaaagcTTCCGTTTTTGTTATCAGCATCGATATTTTAAACCACCCACTATTTTGTAATCATAAACTTTTTCATCCAACATTTTATTTCCGTTAAATCCTTCGAACGAATTATTCCCAGACCCTTATCTACGAATGTAAGATGAGCGCAACACTCCGTTATTGCAATATTGATTTAGCTTAGTTTTTACATCCGCCTGCCTGATGTTTATCTCTTTTGAGAGGTCAAATTGTATAACAAAACTCAGGCGACCTACTGCCCTCGGAAATTAAACTCTTTTTCCATCCTTTAGTATAGTATACTCTGTCTACCTGTGATAACTGCATGAAAATCCGATCAAACGTTTCAGAGATGTGCCctaacaaaagaaaaaacaaagaaTAGAATTCTCAAAATCGCtgatttatgttgtattattcTTCCTTAGTCaccctttttattttttcttactttacttttaatttagaGGCACGgttctgattttttattatgtgtatagTATATTTACCCATTTGCCACCATTAACGTTGGCCGGGTCTTCCCACATGGGTTTGATGCCAAGCTTGAAAAGGTGTAGGTCGGAGAGCGGCGGCAGCTCCGACGGCCGCGCCAGGTGTGTGTACAGCCCCCACCACTGCTCCACGCTCGCCACGCGACCAACCAGACGAAGCGCCTGCGCATACATAGCCAATAGGTTTGAATCTTCaggaaatatttctttttattcgatTTGTCGTTAATTTGTTGATGAACAGTTCATTCGATTATGAGCAGTGTTTCTatgagtaaaaaataaaaatgagggCGGTCCCAGGTTTTAGTAGGCGCGGCTCAAAGACTTTACGCATTgagagtaaataatttttggcgACAGTAAATACTTACAGAAATCATAGCCTAGCATCAcctttattatcattataattactaattgtACCtttattaccataaaaaaaaaacgtttttctcTCCGGATGGAtcccaaaaataaatcaaatttttattcTTGTTGATTAAGTTTGAAGTTAGATCCGGACATATCCAACCAAATTATCAATTTCGACCGTTAGAAAACGGTTCCGATTTCAAAAATTAACGATAATCTGAGATGTGATAATACGCTGGTTCAAGGCAATATGGTGCTTATTAAGAGTTCATTAAATCCTAGATGAATTTCATTCTCAAACAATACGACACATTTCCATGACATGCCCTATACTGTATGTACTAGACGGTCACGCAACATATTACGGCATATCATTGCGGCAGACGAACTATTACTCAATTAGCTTATGATTCATCACGACAGACGCCTTAGGGGAGCAGGACGCTGCGTAATACAGAAGAATTTATGTACGTATCAACCTTGTGCTAAGAATGTCAACATATATATTATcacaattattgaaatattcgaCCTTTCACAAATTTCTTTGTGGTATACcgaaatgaaaaaaaacttttgtatcGCCTTAATCAATTGTTTTTGGAACCCAACAGTCGTGGTAAGACTGTATGAAATATTTGGGAGCATTATACAAAGTAGGCTAATCTAGGTTAGAAGTCCGAATCAGAATCCACGCGCTTGAGTGAGCGAAACGGCCTTGCCATAAATGGTGAGCGCTAATGTTCTCGGCATGTTCGGAAGGGACGGTTTGTAAGGTGACTATATAAATACTgacgttattttaatttttagccaTCCCTACAACCATAGAGAGTCACACGCGCTTGCGCCGAAAACCACagcaaagatatattttaaaaatatgccttgtaaagcatttttta
This genomic stretch from Manduca sexta isolate Smith_Timp_Sample1 chromosome 21, JHU_Msex_v1.0, whole genome shotgun sequence harbors:
- the LOC115446953 gene encoding eukaryotic translation initiation factor 4E type 2; protein product: MTERKMCKFYNLNVPERRSADGGGLPNHGNNEDDDRGPDDALAPAVPPHEHKLEYSYWMWFSRRMPTRDSASTTGYGQALRLVGRVASVEQWWGLYTHLARPSELPPLSDLHLFKLGIKPMWEDPANVNGGKWVVRLRKTQTGRAWEDLCMAMLGEQFMVGPELCGVVLSVRFQDDHLAVWHRTASDTAAAARVRDAMRRILQLPASVPIEYKAHGDCLRATASRAHDEPPDAHAPHPPPHPPPPAPPRSS